Proteins from one Streptomyces sp. NBC_00390 genomic window:
- a CDS encoding FmdB family zinc ribbon protein, with the protein MATYEYLCSRCGPFDVKLAIGTAPTVHGCPVCAGTARRVYTSPGFTLTSHTVAALHEQEEQSRDAPAVVSEVPPRSAVPPRPHPALSRLPRP; encoded by the coding sequence ATGGCAACCTACGAATATCTATGCAGTCGTTGTGGACCTTTCGACGTGAAGTTGGCCATCGGAACAGCGCCCACCGTTCACGGCTGCCCTGTTTGCGCAGGTACTGCGAGACGTGTGTACACCTCGCCCGGGTTCACGCTGACCTCGCACACGGTCGCTGCCCTCCATGAACAGGAGGAGCAGTCCCGTGATGCCCCGGCGGTGGTTTCCGAAGTGCCGCCACGCAGCGCGGTGCCACCGCGCCCGCACCCCGCGCTCTCGCGTTTGCCACGACCCTGA
- the crcB gene encoding fluoride efflux transporter CrcB, whose product MITLLAVGAAAAVGAVARYVLAQYVQYRSPGSFPRGTWLINITGSFVLGLLVGLGARHGLPEQVVTIAGVGFCGAYTTFSTFSYELTLLGQKGQTGKVVLYAASSLAVGLAAAAAGLAVGSLG is encoded by the coding sequence GTGATCACCCTGCTCGCCGTCGGTGCGGCGGCCGCGGTCGGGGCAGTTGCGCGCTACGTGCTCGCCCAGTACGTGCAGTACCGAAGCCCCGGCAGCTTCCCGCGCGGCACGTGGCTGATCAATATCACCGGCTCGTTCGTGCTCGGGCTTCTCGTGGGCCTCGGCGCGCGGCACGGGCTGCCGGAACAGGTCGTGACCATTGCCGGCGTCGGTTTCTGCGGCGCCTACACCACATTTTCCACGTTCAGTTACGAGTTGACCCTCCTGGGCCAGAAAGGCCAGACCGGAAAAGTCGTGCTGTACGCCGCGTCGAGCCTCGCGGTCGGTCTGGCGGCGGCAGCGGCGGGGCTCGCCGTCGGGTCGCTGGGATAA
- a CDS encoding fluoride efflux transporter FluC has protein sequence MRADESGPDRESREPAYNSGAGPEPSSEPFRARLRRGALAAIALGGLLGGSARYALGLAFPTPDATFPWTTFAVNVSGSFLLALLLVYVFDIWPPTRYVQPFAAVGFLGSFTTFSTWMLDTDRLLGHGHYAAAVFNVFGSLLAGLAATTLGLAVGRRAAARRARLATRRGHARRYGWWVR, from the coding sequence ATGCGGGCCGACGAATCCGGGCCCGACAGGGAATCCCGAGAACCCGCGTACAACTCCGGTGCCGGGCCCGAACCGTCGAGCGAGCCGTTTCGCGCGCGTCTGCGCCGGGGTGCCCTGGCCGCGATCGCGCTCGGCGGCCTCCTGGGCGGATCGGCCCGCTACGCACTGGGGCTGGCCTTTCCCACGCCCGACGCGACGTTTCCGTGGACGACGTTCGCCGTCAACGTGTCCGGTTCGTTCCTGCTCGCGCTGCTGCTCGTGTACGTGTTCGACATCTGGCCGCCGACCCGGTACGTGCAACCCTTCGCCGCCGTCGGGTTTCTCGGCTCCTTCACCACCTTCTCGACCTGGATGCTCGACACCGACCGCCTTCTGGGTCACGGCCACTATGCGGCCGCGGTGTTCAACGTCTTCGGCAGTCTCCTGGCCGGACTGGCCGCCACCACGCTCGGCCTGGCCGTCGGCAGGCGGGCGGCGGCGCGGCGGGCACGGCTCGCCACGCGACGCGGCCACGCCCGCCGGTACGGCTGGTGGGTCCGGTGA
- a CDS encoding NAD-dependent formate dehydrogenase: MAKILAVLYPDPVGGYPPDYARDEIPVITGYPGGQTAPTPHAIDFTPGQLLGSVSGELGLRRFLEERGHTYAVTSDKEGPGSTLDRELPDADVLISQPFWPAYLTPERIAAAPRLKLAITAGIGSDHVDLPSAIAHGMTVAEVTYSNSISVSEHAVMQILTLVHNYMPAHEWVTAKAGWNIADSVSRAYDIEGMDVGVLGSGRIGQAVLRRLKPFDVKLHYHDVHRLPGDVEEELGLTWHPDARSLASSVDVLSIHTPLHPQTQNLFDDELIGVMKRGSYIVNTARALIVDRDAVVRALNSGQLAGYAGDVWYPQPPPPDHPWRTMPYEAMTPHVSGTTLSAQARYAAGTREILECWFDERPIRPEYLIVDGGGLAGTGARSYTVA, from the coding sequence ATGGCAAAGATCCTTGCGGTGCTCTATCCGGACCCCGTAGGGGGGTATCCCCCCGACTACGCACGTGACGAGATTCCGGTCATCACCGGCTATCCGGGCGGTCAGACCGCCCCCACCCCGCACGCCATAGATTTCACCCCCGGGCAGCTCCTCGGCAGTGTCTCGGGAGAACTGGGGCTACGCCGGTTCCTGGAGGAGCGAGGCCACACCTATGCCGTCACCAGCGACAAGGAAGGGCCTGGCTCCACCCTGGACCGCGAACTGCCCGACGCCGACGTGCTGATCTCACAGCCCTTCTGGCCCGCCTATCTGACCCCTGAGCGGATCGCCGCGGCTCCCCGTCTCAAACTCGCGATCACCGCGGGGATCGGGTCGGACCACGTCGACCTGCCGAGCGCCATCGCCCACGGCATGACGGTGGCGGAGGTGACCTACAGCAACAGCATCAGCGTGTCCGAGCACGCCGTCATGCAGATCCTCACGCTGGTGCACAACTACATGCCCGCCCACGAGTGGGTGACCGCCAAGGCGGGCTGGAACATCGCGGACAGCGTCTCGCGCGCCTACGACATCGAAGGAATGGACGTCGGCGTCCTCGGGTCGGGCCGTATCGGCCAGGCGGTACTGCGCCGCCTCAAGCCGTTCGACGTCAAGCTGCACTACCACGACGTGCACCGGCTGCCCGGGGACGTCGAGGAGGAGCTGGGGCTGACCTGGCATCCCGACGCGCGTTCGCTGGCCTCCTCGGTCGACGTGCTGTCCATCCACACTCCGCTGCATCCGCAGACACAGAACCTCTTCGACGACGAACTGATCGGGGTCATGAAGCGCGGTTCGTACATCGTCAACACCGCACGCGCGCTCATCGTCGACCGGGATGCCGTGGTGCGAGCCCTCAACAGCGGCCAGCTGGCCGGTTACGCCGGCGACGTCTGGTACCCGCAGCCGCCGCCGCCCGACCACCCCTGGCGCACCATGCCGTACGAGGCGATGACGCCGCACGTGTCCGGTACGACCCTCTCGGCGCAGGCCCGCTACGCGGCCGGTACCCGGGAGATCCTGGAGTGCTGGTTCGACGAGCGCCCCATCCGTCCGGAGTACCTGATCGTCGACGGTGGTGGGCTTGCCGGGACCGGAGCGCGCTCCTACACGGTTGCCTGA
- a CDS encoding pentapeptide repeat-containing protein: MTTPLTARQRLAALHGRAAVNGEDFTGQNLASARTSQLRFTRCSFTGADLRHATLDGCSFKFCDFSGADLRGASLREVSLAGCDLRGADLRDTDLTDARLSSVNTGMPPFGLTDVTGARFDGASLRNVQAEGVSGWPPGPGGNDRRLPGGPVPQVLGGPPV; this comes from the coding sequence ATGACCACGCCACTGACCGCGAGACAACGACTTGCCGCGCTCCACGGCAGGGCGGCTGTCAACGGTGAGGACTTCACCGGCCAGAACCTGGCTTCCGCTCGCACGTCACAGCTGCGGTTCACCCGTTGCTCGTTCACCGGGGCCGATCTGCGCCACGCCACCCTGGACGGGTGTTCGTTCAAGTTCTGTGACTTCAGCGGCGCAGATCTGCGCGGGGCCTCACTGCGTGAGGTCAGCCTGGCCGGATGCGATCTACGGGGTGCTGACCTGCGCGACACCGATCTGACCGACGCCAGGCTCTCAAGCGTGAACACCGGCATGCCCCCGTTCGGTCTGACCGACGTCACCGGTGCCCGGTTCGACGGAGCGTCCCTGCGCAATGTTCAGGCGGAAGGCGTCAGCGGGTGGCCACCAGGGCCGGGCGGGAACGACCGGCGCCTGCCTGGCGGCCCGGTTCCCCAAGTTCTGGGTGGGCCACCGGTCTGA